A genomic window from Streptomyces brevispora includes:
- a CDS encoding Rossmann-like and DUF2520 domain-containing protein: MNETAPKEPLDARDRPARLTVGVVGAGRVGPALAAALRLAGHRPVAVSGVSDASVRRAAALLPDVPLVTPAEVLARAELVLLTVPDDALPGLVEGLAETGAVRPGQLIVHTSGRYGTKVLDPALRAGALPLALHPAMTFTGTSVDVQRLAGCSFGVTAPEQLRLAAEALVIEMGGEPEWIAEESRPLYHAALALGANHLVTLVAQSMELLRTAGVAAPDRMLGPLLGAALDNALRSGDAALTGPVARGDAGTVAAHIGELRTHAPQTVAGYVAMARATADRALAHGMLKPELAEDLLGVLADGGRTGSTGSTGSTGPEESR, encoded by the coding sequence GTGAATGAAACAGCCCCCAAGGAGCCCCTCGACGCGAGGGACCGCCCCGCCCGCCTCACCGTCGGCGTCGTCGGCGCAGGCCGTGTCGGCCCCGCGCTGGCCGCGGCCCTGCGGCTCGCGGGACACCGCCCCGTCGCCGTCTCGGGCGTCTCCGACGCCTCGGTGCGCCGCGCCGCCGCCCTGCTCCCCGACGTCCCCCTGGTGACGCCCGCCGAGGTCCTGGCACGTGCCGAGCTGGTCCTGCTGACCGTCCCCGACGACGCCCTGCCGGGCCTCGTCGAAGGCCTTGCCGAGACCGGCGCGGTCCGGCCGGGACAGCTGATCGTGCACACCTCGGGGCGGTACGGGACGAAGGTGCTGGACCCCGCGCTGCGGGCCGGCGCCCTGCCGCTCGCACTGCACCCCGCGATGACGTTCACCGGCACCTCGGTGGACGTCCAGCGGCTGGCCGGCTGCTCCTTCGGTGTCACCGCCCCCGAGCAGCTGAGGCTCGCCGCCGAGGCGCTGGTCATCGAGATGGGCGGCGAGCCCGAGTGGATCGCCGAGGAGTCCCGCCCGCTCTACCACGCGGCTCTCGCCCTCGGCGCGAACCACCTGGTCACCCTGGTCGCCCAGTCGATGGAGCTGCTGCGCACGGCGGGGGTCGCCGCCCCCGACCGGATGCTCGGCCCGCTGCTCGGCGCCGCGCTCGACAACGCCCTGCGCTCCGGTGACGCCGCCCTGACCGGCCCGGTCGCCCGCGGCGACGCCGGCACGGTCGCCGCGCACATCGGCGAGCTGCGCACCCACGCCCCGCAGACGGTGGCCGGGTACGTCGCGATGGCCCGTGCCACCGCCGACCGCGCCCTCGCCCACGGCATGCTCAAGCCGGAACTCGCCGAGGACCTGCTCGGCGTCCTGGCCGACGGCGGCCGTACCGGGAGCACCGGCAGCACAGGCAGCACCGGACCGGAGGAGTCCCGATGA
- a CDS encoding threonine aldolase family protein produces MADKNEQVRDEAAGEAQGADGHGGANGHGGTEDDAARLRRVAAWRQAERTLYRAPMERSLGEHLASLAADAGTLTDLGQPADIYGDGVVAELEQRIAEVLGMEAVAFFPTGTMAQQVALRCWAGRTGSPVVALHPLAHPEVHERGALGAVSGLRTVHPTSGPRLPTADEVRDFDEPFGTLMLELPLRDAGFVLPTWEELEAVVAAARERDAVVHFDGARLWECATHFGRELPEIAALADSVYVSFYKTLGGISGAALAGPASLIEEARTWRHRYGGQVFQQFPAALFALSGLERELPKLPSYVAQARLVAAALAEGFAEAGAGWFRVHPEPPHTHQFQVWLPYSPDVLSEASVRLAEETGVVLFRKWHPASAGPPGLSFTEVTVTEAGLEWTAADVKAALGAFLKRVAQQE; encoded by the coding sequence ATGGCAGACAAGAACGAACAGGTGCGCGACGAAGCGGCGGGCGAGGCACAGGGAGCGGACGGACACGGAGGCGCGAACGGACACGGGGGCACGGAGGACGACGCCGCGCGGCTCCGCCGGGTCGCCGCGTGGCGGCAGGCCGAGCGGACCCTGTACCGGGCGCCGATGGAGCGCTCGCTCGGCGAACACCTGGCCTCGCTGGCCGCCGACGCCGGCACGCTCACCGATCTCGGACAGCCCGCGGACATCTACGGTGACGGCGTCGTCGCGGAGCTGGAGCAGCGGATCGCCGAGGTGCTGGGCATGGAGGCCGTCGCGTTCTTCCCGACCGGGACGATGGCGCAGCAGGTCGCGCTGCGGTGCTGGGCGGGGCGCACCGGCAGTCCGGTGGTGGCGCTGCATCCGCTCGCCCACCCCGAGGTGCACGAGCGCGGTGCGCTGGGGGCGGTGAGCGGGCTGCGTACCGTGCACCCGACGTCCGGGCCCCGGCTGCCCACGGCGGACGAGGTCCGCGACTTCGACGAGCCGTTCGGCACCCTGATGCTGGAGCTGCCGCTGCGTGACGCGGGCTTCGTCCTGCCCACCTGGGAGGAGCTGGAGGCGGTGGTGGCGGCCGCGCGCGAACGCGACGCGGTGGTCCACTTCGACGGGGCTCGGCTGTGGGAGTGCGCGACGCACTTCGGGCGGGAGCTGCCGGAGATCGCGGCGCTCGCGGACAGTGTGTACGTGTCGTTCTACAAGACCCTCGGCGGGATCTCCGGGGCCGCGCTCGCCGGTCCGGCGTCGCTGATCGAGGAGGCCCGCACCTGGCGGCACCGGTACGGCGGCCAGGTCTTCCAGCAGTTCCCCGCGGCGCTCTTCGCGCTGAGCGGCCTGGAGCGGGAGCTGCCGAAGCTGCCGTCGTACGTGGCGCAGGCGCGGCTGGTGGCCGCGGCGCTGGCCGAGGGGTTCGCGGAGGCCGGTGCCGGGTGGTTCCGGGTACATCCCGAGCCGCCGCACACCCACCAGTTCCAGGTGTGGCTGCCCTACTCGCCCGACGTTCTGTCGGAGGCCTCGGTGCGGCTGGCGGAGGAGACGGGCGTGGTGCTCTTCCGTAAGTGGCACCCGGCGTCCGCCGGACCTCCCGGGCTCTCCTTCACGGAGGTCACGGTGACGGAAGCGGGGCTGGAGTGGACGGCGGCGGACGTGAAGGCGGCGTTGGGCGCGTTCCTGAAGCGGGTGGCTCAGCAGGAGTGA
- a CDS encoding DUF5937 family protein, with protein sequence MTIDIAGLDPGRIVFETSPLAELGLALHALSEPGHHPGLHGWATATTTALEPDLADRLHEAEFLWRNTFSDIFMAFAGVRGGNGRTGADLAEDLDILDRLDDERFVAAALEFTCTGLYGAGAPSPLVDAGMRARALDMAAARGPQQAEFAKQLLTDPASVRRWIRRLFEDCDQAFFADTWQRVRVQLAADARHKTDLLRRKGIGEAMGAVSTAVSLDAAGDRIRIDKLTEGSTDAAAPAVGAGLTLIPTSFGWPHLTVLHAPGWRPVIHYPVHRAELPSPASVELLQLRMEALAHPMRMRLCRNIARSPYTTGELADTHGITSPEVSRHLTVLKRAGLITTRRRGRYVLHQLDVTVVARLGSDFLEGILR encoded by the coding sequence GTGACCATCGACATCGCGGGGCTGGACCCCGGACGCATCGTCTTCGAGACCTCCCCCCTCGCGGAGCTGGGGCTCGCCCTGCACGCGCTCTCCGAGCCGGGGCACCACCCGGGTCTGCACGGCTGGGCGACGGCCACCACGACGGCGCTGGAGCCGGACCTCGCCGACCGGCTGCACGAGGCGGAGTTCCTGTGGCGGAACACCTTCTCGGACATCTTCATGGCGTTCGCGGGGGTCCGCGGCGGCAACGGCAGGACGGGCGCCGACCTCGCGGAGGACCTGGACATCCTCGACCGGCTGGACGACGAGCGCTTCGTCGCCGCGGCCCTGGAGTTCACCTGCACCGGTCTGTACGGGGCGGGCGCGCCCTCGCCCCTCGTCGACGCCGGAATGCGCGCCCGCGCCCTGGACATGGCGGCGGCGCGCGGCCCTCAGCAGGCGGAGTTCGCCAAGCAGCTGCTGACCGACCCCGCCTCCGTACGCCGCTGGATCCGGCGCCTCTTCGAGGACTGCGACCAGGCGTTCTTCGCGGACACCTGGCAGCGGGTGCGGGTCCAGCTGGCGGCCGACGCCCGGCACAAGACGGATCTGCTGCGGCGCAAGGGGATCGGCGAGGCGATGGGCGCGGTGTCCACCGCGGTGTCGCTCGACGCGGCCGGGGACCGGATCCGCATCGACAAACTGACCGAGGGCTCGACCGACGCCGCCGCCCCGGCCGTCGGCGCCGGGCTCACGCTCATCCCGACCAGCTTCGGCTGGCCGCATCTGACGGTGCTGCACGCGCCGGGCTGGCGTCCGGTGATCCACTACCCCGTGCACCGGGCCGAGCTGCCCTCCCCCGCCTCCGTCGAGCTGCTTCAGCTGCGGATGGAGGCGCTGGCCCACCCGATGCGGATGCGGCTGTGCCGCAACATCGCCCGTTCCCCGTACACGACCGGGGAACTCGCCGACACGCACGGCATCACGTCCCCCGAGGTCTCCCGCCATCTCACGGTGCTGAAGAGGGCCGGCCTGATCACGACCCGGCGCCGCGGCCGGTACGTGCTGCACCAGCTGGACGTGACCGTCGTGGCGCGGCTCGGCAGCGACTTCCTGGAGGGCATCCTGCGCTGA